In a single window of the Allobranchiibius huperziae genome:
- a CDS encoding proline--tRNA ligase yields MALRMSTLFLRTLREDPADAELPGHKLLVRAGYVRRVAPGIYTWLPLGMKVLAKVEGIIREEMEQIGSQEVRFPALLPREPYDLTGRWNEYGPNLFRLQDRKDADLLLGPTHEEMFALAVRDAYSSYKDLPLSLFQIQNKYRDEARPRAGILRGREFIMKDSYSFDIDQAGLQKSYDSHREAYIRIFQRLGFEYVIVQADSGAMGGSASEEFLAVSPHGEDTFVRDESGYAANVEAVVVPQAAEVEVTAGPAHVEDTPDTPTIETLVAALNAKHPRDDGRAWTAADTLKNVIVMLEHPDGVREPLAIGLPGDRDVDPKRLEVKVQPAEVVPFEEKDFAANPSLAKGYIGPGVLGADNASGIRYLLDPSVARGSAWVTGADEHGRHVIDLVHGRDFEADGTIQAANIREGDLSPSGHGTLSLARGIEMGHIFQLGTKYAEALGLKVLDENGKLVTVTMGSYGVGVTRAVGVIAEDNVDDIGLIWPREVAPADVHVVATGKDESVFLQADEIVHGLEAQGLEVLYDDRRKVSPGVKFKDSELIGVPTILVLGRGLADGVVELKDRRSGERREVAVGDAVAEVLAEVRPTA; encoded by the coding sequence GTGGCCCTGCGCATGTCGACCCTGTTCCTGCGAACCCTGCGCGAGGACCCGGCCGACGCGGAGCTGCCCGGGCACAAGCTGCTCGTGCGCGCCGGGTACGTACGCCGTGTCGCCCCCGGCATCTACACCTGGCTGCCCCTTGGCATGAAGGTGCTGGCCAAGGTTGAGGGGATCATCCGCGAGGAGATGGAGCAGATCGGGTCGCAGGAGGTGCGCTTCCCGGCCCTGCTCCCGCGCGAGCCGTACGACCTCACCGGGCGGTGGAACGAGTACGGACCCAATCTGTTCCGGCTGCAGGACCGCAAGGACGCCGACCTGCTGCTCGGCCCCACCCACGAGGAGATGTTCGCGCTCGCCGTCCGGGACGCCTACTCCTCCTACAAGGACCTGCCGCTCAGCCTCTTCCAGATCCAGAACAAGTACCGTGACGAGGCGCGCCCGCGCGCCGGCATCCTGCGCGGCCGCGAGTTCATCATGAAGGACTCCTACTCCTTCGACATCGACCAGGCCGGGCTGCAGAAGTCCTACGACTCGCACCGCGAGGCCTACATCAGGATCTTCCAGCGCCTCGGCTTCGAGTACGTCATCGTGCAGGCCGACTCCGGCGCGATGGGAGGTTCGGCGTCCGAGGAGTTCCTCGCGGTCAGTCCGCACGGCGAGGACACCTTCGTGCGCGACGAATCCGGGTACGCCGCCAACGTCGAGGCCGTCGTCGTGCCCCAGGCCGCCGAGGTCGAGGTGACCGCCGGCCCGGCGCATGTCGAGGACACCCCCGACACGCCCACCATCGAGACCCTCGTGGCCGCGCTCAACGCGAAGCACCCCCGCGACGACGGCCGGGCATGGACGGCGGCCGACACCCTGAAGAACGTCATCGTGATGCTCGAGCACCCCGACGGCGTGCGCGAGCCGCTCGCGATCGGTCTGCCCGGCGACCGCGACGTCGACCCCAAGCGACTCGAGGTCAAGGTCCAGCCCGCCGAGGTCGTCCCGTTCGAGGAGAAGGACTTCGCCGCCAACCCGAGCCTCGCCAAGGGCTACATCGGTCCGGGCGTGCTCGGCGCGGACAACGCCAGCGGCATCCGCTACCTGCTCGACCCGTCGGTCGCGCGCGGGTCGGCGTGGGTGACCGGCGCCGACGAGCACGGTCGGCACGTCATCGACCTGGTCCACGGGCGCGACTTCGAGGCCGACGGCACCATCCAGGCCGCGAATATCCGCGAGGGCGACCTCAGCCCGTCCGGCCACGGCACCCTGTCGCTCGCCCGCGGCATCGAGATGGGCCACATCTTCCAGCTCGGCACCAAGTACGCCGAGGCGCTCGGCCTGAAGGTCCTCGACGAGAACGGCAAGCTCGTCACGGTGACGATGGGCTCGTACGGCGTCGGCGTCACCCGCGCCGTCGGCGTGATCGCCGAGGACAACGTCGACGACATCGGCCTGATCTGGCCCCGCGAGGTCGCGCCGGCCGACGTGCACGTCGTGGCGACCGGTAAGGACGAGTCCGTCTTCCTGCAGGCCGACGAGATCGTCCACGGGCTGGAGGCGCAGGGCCTCGAGGTCCTCTACGACGACCGGCGCAAGGTGTCGCCCGGTGTGAAGTTCAAGGATTCCGAGCTCATCGGCGTACCGACCATCCTGGTGCTCGGCCGGGGCCTGGCCGACGGCGTCGTGGAGCTGAAGGACCGCCGTAGCGGCGAACGCCGGGAGGTGGCCGTGGGCGACGCGGTCGCCGAGGTGCTCGCCGAGGTGCGGCCCACGGCGTGA
- a CDS encoding HAD-IA family hydrolase → MSRVDAVIFDWGGTLTPWHEVDLEQQWQVFARAVHQEEDRARALASELQRAEGEAWGRARESQSSAAMDQILADAGLGGIEHAAARAAYEKFWEPHTFTDPQVEPLWTALRDSGIRVGVLSNTIWSSDYHRAIFERDGVAHLIDADVYSSEIAWTKPHPEAFRAAAAAVGVPPERCVYVGDRLFEDVHGPQQVGMRAVWIPHSIIPAAQRVQVDATPDATAQELMDVLAIVQEWNAGS, encoded by the coding sequence GTGAGCCGCGTCGACGCGGTCATCTTCGACTGGGGCGGCACCCTCACCCCGTGGCACGAGGTCGACCTGGAGCAGCAGTGGCAGGTCTTCGCGCGCGCCGTGCACCAGGAGGAGGACCGGGCCCGCGCGCTGGCGTCGGAGTTGCAGCGCGCCGAGGGGGAGGCGTGGGGCCGGGCGAGGGAGTCCCAGAGCAGCGCCGCGATGGACCAGATCCTGGCGGACGCCGGACTCGGCGGGATCGAGCACGCTGCCGCGCGGGCTGCGTACGAGAAGTTCTGGGAGCCGCACACCTTCACCGACCCGCAGGTCGAACCGCTGTGGACGGCGTTGCGGGACAGCGGCATCCGTGTCGGCGTGCTGTCCAACACGATCTGGTCGAGTGACTACCACCGCGCCATCTTCGAGCGGGACGGCGTCGCACACCTCATCGACGCGGACGTCTACTCCAGCGAGATCGCCTGGACCAAGCCGCACCCCGAGGCGTTCCGCGCTGCGGCTGCCGCGGTCGGTGTGCCTCCCGAGCGGTGCGTCTACGTCGGCGACCGCCTGTTCGAGGATGTGCACGGACCGCAGCAGGTGGGGATGCGCGCGGTCTGGATCCCGCACTCGATCATCCCCGCCGCGCAACGCGTGCAGGTCGACGCCACACCCGACGCCACCGCCCAGGAACTGATGGACGTGCTGGCGATCGTGCAGGAGTGGAACGCCGGCAGCTGA
- a CDS encoding maleylpyruvate isomerase family mycothiol-dependent enzyme → MASTLSFETYLDGIHEATARLREEAWQAGSLATVPTCPQWNVGHLVAHQGMVHRWAAGVLAGGPETDTEEVEREGLETIDPGVWLQDGCDELVGCLRAVPADADVAFFMESPMGGRDSWARRQCHETTIHSIDALAARLGQRADADEVDLSPGFAADGVDELLCSFMPRRRFDLRSSSPVTVTVHSTDTGDSWLLSFGDELPVAQRDRTADHPDAAIEGTAVELYLALWNRGAQIRWEGRDVLSLWRDRMKVTWD, encoded by the coding sequence ATGGCGTCGACCCTGAGCTTCGAGACCTACCTCGACGGCATCCACGAGGCGACCGCCCGTCTGCGCGAAGAGGCCTGGCAGGCCGGGTCGCTCGCGACCGTCCCCACCTGTCCCCAGTGGAACGTGGGCCACCTCGTCGCCCATCAGGGCATGGTGCACCGGTGGGCCGCGGGCGTGCTGGCGGGTGGCCCCGAGACCGACACCGAGGAGGTGGAACGGGAGGGTCTGGAGACCATCGATCCCGGCGTCTGGCTGCAGGACGGGTGCGATGAGCTCGTCGGCTGCCTGCGGGCCGTTCCCGCCGACGCGGATGTCGCGTTCTTCATGGAGAGCCCGATGGGCGGCCGCGACAGCTGGGCGCGACGACAGTGTCACGAGACCACCATCCACTCGATCGACGCCCTCGCCGCGCGGCTCGGCCAGCGGGCGGATGCCGACGAGGTGGACCTGTCACCGGGCTTCGCGGCGGACGGCGTGGATGAGCTGTTGTGTTCCTTCATGCCTCGGCGCAGGTTCGATCTGCGCTCCAGTAGCCCCGTGACCGTCACGGTGCACAGCACGGACACCGGCGACTCGTGGCTTCTCTCCTTCGGAGACGAGCTGCCGGTGGCGCAGCGCGACCGGACCGCGGATCACCCCGACGCCGCGATCGAGGGCACGGCCGTGGAGCTCTATCTGGCGCTGTGGAACCGTGGTGCGCAGATCCGCTGGGAGGGGCGCGATGTGCTCTCCCTCTGGCGCGACCGGATGAAGGTGACGTGGGACTGA
- a CDS encoding acyl-CoA dehydrogenase family protein, translating into MSHADPFERSPDNQPPPLEGYDAIASDAALLDAIRAQAPEGGGAEILASLRELGTAAGSAEAREHGRLANAHPPVLRTADRFGLRIDEVEFHPSWHWMLRTGVGLGLAGAAWTSDEPDAHLRRAAGFVAWTGIEPGHACPMTMTYAAVPALAADPAQAARWTALLASATYDPGLREPTGKAGLLAGMGMTEKQGGSDVRTNSTVATARSSGDYTLRGHKWFTSAPMNDLFFVLAQAPGGLSCFVVPRVRPDGSRNAVRIVRLKDKLGNRSNASAELEFEDAHAVRLGEEGRGVRTIIEMVAATRLDCVLGSAALMRRAVAEASWHAAHRSAFGSVLIEKPAMSGVIADLALESEGATMLALRLAHSVDRRTDPHEIALRRIALPLAKFWVCKRTPPVCVEAMECLGGNGYVEESGMPLLVRESPLNSIWEGSGNVNALDVLRAATRSPDAVQAWRDEVALAGAAALDAAAESVVDELRAAAADPVTGEGRARRIAARMAVVLQGSLLARHSPSYVADAFLASRVEGGDRGVFGALPPSVGPTDTAAIVRRALPHP; encoded by the coding sequence ATGAGCCATGCGGACCCGTTCGAGCGCAGCCCCGACAATCAACCGCCACCCCTGGAGGGCTACGACGCGATCGCCTCGGACGCCGCGCTGCTGGATGCGATCCGGGCCCAGGCGCCCGAGGGTGGGGGCGCTGAGATCCTCGCGTCGTTGCGGGAGCTCGGCACCGCCGCCGGCTCGGCGGAAGCGCGCGAACACGGTCGGCTCGCCAATGCCCACCCGCCCGTGCTGCGTACGGCGGACCGGTTCGGCCTCCGCATCGACGAGGTGGAGTTCCACCCCAGCTGGCACTGGATGCTGCGCACGGGTGTCGGTCTGGGGCTCGCCGGAGCCGCGTGGACCTCGGACGAGCCGGACGCCCACCTGAGGCGCGCTGCCGGTTTCGTCGCGTGGACCGGGATCGAGCCCGGCCACGCCTGCCCCATGACGATGACCTACGCCGCCGTGCCCGCGCTCGCGGCCGACCCCGCCCAGGCCGCCCGGTGGACCGCGCTGCTGGCCTCTGCGACGTACGACCCAGGACTGCGCGAGCCCACCGGCAAGGCGGGACTGCTCGCCGGCATGGGCATGACCGAGAAGCAGGGCGGATCCGACGTCCGCACGAACAGCACTGTGGCCACGGCTCGTTCGTCAGGTGACTACACGCTGCGCGGGCACAAGTGGTTCACCTCCGCGCCGATGAACGACCTGTTCTTCGTGCTCGCGCAGGCACCCGGCGGGCTCAGCTGCTTCGTCGTGCCGCGGGTGCGCCCCGACGGCTCGCGCAACGCGGTGCGCATCGTCCGGCTCAAGGACAAGCTCGGTAACCGGTCGAACGCGTCGGCCGAGCTGGAGTTCGAGGACGCGCACGCCGTACGGCTAGGAGAGGAGGGCCGCGGGGTGCGCACCATCATCGAGATGGTGGCCGCCACCCGGCTGGACTGCGTCCTCGGGTCGGCGGCCTTGATGCGGCGAGCGGTCGCGGAGGCGAGCTGGCACGCGGCGCACCGGTCGGCGTTCGGTTCGGTGCTCATCGAGAAGCCCGCGATGTCAGGTGTGATCGCCGATCTGGCGCTGGAATCGGAGGGGGCGACCATGCTGGCGTTGCGCCTCGCGCACTCGGTCGACAGGCGCACGGATCCGCACGAGATCGCGCTACGGCGGATCGCACTGCCGCTCGCGAAGTTCTGGGTCTGCAAGCGCACGCCGCCGGTGTGCGTCGAGGCGATGGAGTGCCTGGGTGGCAACGGGTACGTCGAGGAGTCGGGCATGCCGCTGCTGGTGCGCGAGTCGCCGCTCAACTCGATCTGGGAGGGCAGCGGAAACGTCAACGCGCTGGACGTGCTCCGTGCGGCGACCCGTTCGCCCGATGCGGTGCAGGCGTGGCGTGACGAGGTGGCACTCGCTGGAGCGGCAGCTCTGGATGCCGCTGCGGAATCGGTGGTCGACGAACTGCGCGCTGCAGCAGCGGATCCCGTGACGGGAGAGGGACGGGCGCGGCGGATCGCCGCACGGATGGCGGTCGTGCTGCAGGGCTCGTTGCTGGCGCGGCACAGCCCGTCGTACGTCGCCGACGCGTTCCTCGCGTCCCGGGTCGAGGGCGGCGACCGCGGGGTATTCGGGGCGCTGCCGCCGAGCGTGGGTCCTACGGACACCGCGGCCATCGTGCGTCGCGCCCTCCCGCACCCCTGA
- the folP gene encoding dihydropteroate synthase, with amino-acid sequence MSATPPPAALVLRGRTYDAANPAVMAIVNRTPDSFWEGNRHHDLSAAIDALHLAVADGADIIDVGGVRAGQEGPAVDAALERRRVLPFLEAARTAYPHLVLSLDTWRSEVAQAAEGVVDLINDTWAGHDQLLVDVAARMGAGIVCSHTGGLPPRTDPVAVRYARTDGGDVSDADEEEALLRDVRSQLTGAARVAMDAGIPRERILIDPTLDFGKTTRHSLSLLRRTSDVVALGFPVLQAISRKDFLGETLDLPTDQRLEAGLAATAVAAWQGATVFRTHDVLATRRVLDMVAVIRGDREPQRAVRGEPDRSAEPGAAEG; translated from the coding sequence CTGAGCGCGACCCCGCCGCCCGCGGCGCTGGTGCTGCGCGGCCGCACCTACGACGCCGCGAACCCCGCCGTGATGGCGATCGTCAACCGCACGCCGGACTCGTTCTGGGAGGGCAACCGCCACCACGACCTGTCCGCGGCCATCGATGCGCTGCACCTGGCGGTCGCCGACGGTGCCGACATCATCGACGTTGGCGGAGTGCGGGCCGGCCAGGAGGGCCCGGCGGTCGACGCAGCACTGGAACGCCGCAGGGTGCTGCCGTTCCTCGAGGCTGCGCGCACGGCGTACCCGCACCTCGTGCTGAGCCTGGACACCTGGCGCAGCGAGGTGGCACAGGCGGCCGAGGGTGTGGTCGACCTGATCAACGACACGTGGGCCGGCCACGACCAGCTGCTGGTAGATGTGGCCGCGCGGATGGGCGCCGGCATCGTGTGCTCGCACACCGGTGGACTGCCGCCGCGCACCGATCCGGTCGCGGTGCGCTACGCCCGGACCGACGGCGGCGACGTCAGCGACGCCGATGAGGAGGAGGCCCTGCTGCGCGACGTCCGCTCTCAGCTCACCGGGGCCGCTCGCGTCGCCATGGACGCGGGCATCCCCCGAGAGCGGATCCTCATCGACCCGACCCTCGACTTCGGCAAGACGACACGGCACTCCCTGAGCCTGCTGCGGCGTACGTCGGACGTGGTTGCCCTGGGTTTCCCTGTGCTGCAGGCGATCTCACGAAAGGACTTCCTGGGCGAGACCCTCGACCTGCCGACCGATCAGCGGTTGGAGGCCGGGCTCGCTGCCACCGCCGTGGCGGCCTGGCAGGGCGCCACGGTCTTCCGCACCCACGACGTACTGGCGACCCGACGCGTCCTCGACATGGTGGCGGTGATCCGCGGTGACCGGGAGCCGCAGCGCGCGGTACGCGGCGAACCGGACCGATCAGCCGAACCGGGCGCAGCCGAAGGGTGA